Proteins encoded in a region of the Ziziphus jujuba cultivar Dongzao chromosome 3, ASM3175591v1 genome:
- the LOC107423364 gene encoding uncharacterized protein LOC107423364 yields the protein MGKDDQASAMEIDDPKSNASDQTTPKFSINVLQLLKSAQMQHGLRHGDYTRYRRYCTARLRRLYKSLKFTHGRGKYSKRPITESTVTEVRFLHLVLYTAERAWSHAMEKRQLPDGPNARQRIYLIGRLRKAVKWATLFSQLCAVKGDSRTSLEAEAYASFMKGNLLFEQDKNWDTALMNFKSARAVYEELGKYGDLENQVLCRERVEELEPSIRYCLHKIGKSNLQASDLLQIGEMEGPALDLFKAKLEAVMAEARSQQAASMTEFHWLGHRFPISNAKTRVSILKAQELEKDIHGPAADSLPAEKKLAIFDKIFTAYHEARSCIRSDLVSAGSSENAKDDLNGLDKAVSAVLGQRTIERNQLLVSIAKSKLSKLHDGKNEKATKPEELVRLYDLLLQNTADLCDLVSSGRDRKPEEVAFAEECELKSLAFRAERCFFLGRSYSLAGKRVEAYALYCRARSLAENALQKFQAASNADQIMIKELKKLCEECRSNSCIEHAAGIMEELKAPENLSKKISNISLTGTNKKLEKFLLEKLETYESAVGDSSAKNVPRIEAFPPAFQAIPRNPIVLDLAYNFIDFPSLENRMKKDKKGFISRLWR from the exons ATGGGGAAAGACGACCAAGCATCGGCTATGGAAATTGACGATCCGAAATCGAACGCTTCTGATCAGACTACACCTAAGTTCTCTATAAACG TGTTGCAGCTTTTGAAATCTGCTCAAATGCAACATGGATTAAGGCATGGGGACTACACTCGCTATCG GAGGTATTGCACAGCCCGATTGCGGAGGTTATATAAATCTTTGAAGTTCACCCATGGCCGTGGGAAATACTCTAAAAGACCCATAACTGAATCTACTGTAACTGAAGTAAG GTTTCTTCATCTGGTTCTGTATACAGCAGAGAGAGCTTGGAGCCATGCCATGGAAAAGAGACAGCTTCCTGATGGTCCAAATGCACGTCAGCGGATCTATTTGATTGGTAGGCTGAGGAAGGCAGTTAAGTGGGCTACCCTGTTCTCGCAGTTGTGTGCAGTCAAGGGAGATTCTAGAACATCTTTAGAAGCTGAG GCATATGCCTCCTTTATGAAAGGAAACTTGTTGTTTGAACAAGACAAAAATTGGGATACAGCATTGATGAATTTCAAAAGTGCCAG GGCTGTCTATGAGGAACTTGGGAAGTATGGAGACTTAGAAAATCAAGTTTTGTGCCGTGAGCGGGTTGAGGAACTAGAACCTAGTATCAGGTACTGCTTGCATAAGATTGGCAAGTCAAATCTGCAAGCCTCTGATCTTCTACAAATAGGTGAGATGGAAGGTCCAGCTCTAGACCTTTTTAAGGCTAAATTGGAG GCTGTTATGGCGGAGGCAAGATCTCAGCAGGCTGCTTCAATGACAGAGTTCCATTGGCTTGGTCATAGGTTTCCGATCTCCAATGCTAAAACACGTGTTTCCATTTTAAAAg CTCAAGAACTGGAGAAAGATATACATGGTCCAGCAGCTGATTCACTCCCAGCAGAGAAAAAACTAGctatttttgacaaaatttttacTGCATATCATGAGGCCAGGAGCTGCATTCGTAGTGACTTG GTCAGTGCAGGTAGCTCTGAAAATGCAAAAGATGACTTAAATGGTCTTGATAAAGCTGTTAGTGCTGTATTGGGTCAAAGAACCATTGAACGCAACCAGTTGTTGGTTAGCATTGCAAAGAGTAAACTTAGTAAGCTACATGATGGCAAAAATGAGAAAGCTACCAAGCCTGAGGAGCTTGTTCGATTATACGATCTCTTATTACAG AATACTGCTGATCTTTGTGACTTAGTCAGTTCTGGAAGAGACAGGAAGCCTGAAGAAGTAGCATTTGCTgaagagtgtgagcttaaaagttTGGCCTTCAGAGCGGAAAG GTGTTTCTTTTTGGGTAGATCATATAGCTTAGCTGGTAAGAGGGTGGAAGCGTATGCATTGTACTGCAGGGCTCGCTCTCTTGCTGAGAATGCCTTGCAGAAATTCCAAGCTGCGAGTAATGCTGATCAG ATAATGATCAAAGAGTTGAAGAAGTTGTGTGAGGAATGCAGATCCAACAGTTGCATAGAGCATGCAGCAGGGATCATGGAAGAACTGAAGGCCCCTGAAAATCTCTCTAAAAAGATCTCGAATATATCATTAACTGGAACTAACAAGAAG TTGGAGAAATTCCTACTTGAGAAACTGGAGACATATGAGTCTGCAGTTGGAGATTCAAGTGCAAAAAATGTTCCACGAATCGAAGCCTTCCCTCCTGCCTTCCAAGCAATTCCCCGCAACCCTATAGTTCTGGATCTTGCCTACAATTTCATTGATTTCCCATCCCTTGAAAATCGGATGAAGAAAGACAAAAAGGGTTTCATTAGTAGGCTTTGGCGGTGA